The following are encoded together in the Thiobacillus sp. SCUT-2 genome:
- a CDS encoding DNA polymerase III subunit chi gives MTEITFYTFAEDPLDVARRVAAKAHGQGKQVMIYAPDAAVADAIDRLLWATPALSFVPHCRDRDALASETPVLIGTDADALRQADVMINLHSEQPPAFGRFERLVEIVGQDDAGREQGRTRYRFYQARGYALKTHDLRQNAG, from the coding sequence GTGACCGAAATCACCTTCTATACCTTTGCCGAGGATCCCCTCGACGTCGCCCGCCGCGTCGCGGCCAAGGCACACGGCCAGGGCAAGCAGGTGATGATCTACGCGCCCGACGCCGCCGTCGCCGACGCCATCGACCGCCTGCTGTGGGCGACGCCCGCGCTGAGCTTCGTCCCGCACTGCCGGGACCGCGACGCGCTGGCGAGCGAAACCCCCGTCCTCATCGGAACCGATGCCGATGCCCTGCGCCAGGCCGACGTGATGATCAACCTGCACAGCGAACAGCCGCCGGCGTTCGGCCGCTTCGAGCGCCTGGTGGAGATCGTCGGTCAGGACGATGCCGGGCGCGAACAGGGCCGGACGCGCTACCGCTTCTACCAGGCGCGCGGCTACGCGCTGAAAACGCACGATCTCCGGCAGAACGCCGGCTAG
- a CDS encoding leucyl aminopeptidase, whose translation MENREIEVEFSIKSGAPEKQRTACVVVGVFESRKLSPPAIDIDRASDGYLSDIVRGGDMDGKAGSTLLLHRVPNILADRVLLVGLGKERDFHEKAYRDAIASAVRTLRDTGSMEAVITLSEIPVRKRDVTWNIEQAVVSAHDALYRFDRMKSKPGEARRPLKRVIFAVSRRGELKFGEAGLAHGLAIARGITLAKDLGNTPSNVCTPEFLATEAKKLAKAYGFGCEILDQAACEKLGMGSFLSVGKGSDKPPRFIVLKHEGGNKNDKPVVLVGKAITFDAGGISLKPPAEMDEMNYDMSGGGAVLGAFRAIGELGLPLNVIGLVPSCENLPDAHANKPGDIVTSMSGQTIEILNTDAEGRLILCDALTYAERFEPDAVVDLATLTGACVIALGAHPSALYSNHDPLAREIEHAADHAWDRVWRMPLWDDYQDQLKSSLADMANIGGRPAGSITAACFLSRFAKKYHWAHLDIAGTAYKGGRDKGSTGRPVSLLVHFLLNRAQR comes from the coding sequence ATGGAAAACAGGGAAATCGAAGTCGAATTTAGCATAAAAAGCGGCGCCCCCGAAAAGCAGCGCACCGCATGCGTGGTCGTCGGCGTGTTCGAGAGCCGCAAACTGTCGCCTCCCGCGATCGACATCGACCGCGCCAGCGACGGCTACCTCTCGGACATCGTGCGCGGCGGCGACATGGACGGCAAGGCCGGCAGCACCCTGCTGCTGCACCGGGTGCCCAACATCCTGGCCGACCGCGTGCTGCTCGTCGGTCTTGGCAAGGAGCGCGACTTCCACGAAAAGGCTTATCGCGACGCCATTGCGAGCGCCGTCAGGACGCTGCGCGACACCGGCTCGATGGAAGCCGTCATCACCCTCAGCGAAATCCCCGTGCGCAAGCGCGACGTCACCTGGAACATCGAGCAGGCGGTCGTCAGCGCCCACGATGCGCTGTATCGCTTCGACCGCATGAAGAGCAAGCCGGGCGAAGCCCGCCGTCCGCTCAAGCGGGTGATCTTCGCGGTGTCGCGGCGGGGCGAGCTGAAGTTCGGCGAGGCGGGCCTCGCCCATGGCCTCGCCATCGCCCGCGGCATCACCCTCGCCAAGGATCTCGGCAACACGCCATCCAACGTCTGCACGCCCGAGTTCCTGGCCACCGAGGCGAAAAAGCTGGCGAAGGCCTACGGCTTCGGCTGCGAAATCCTCGACCAGGCCGCCTGCGAAAAGCTCGGCATGGGCTCCTTCCTTTCGGTCGGCAAGGGCAGCGACAAGCCGCCGCGCTTCATCGTGCTGAAGCACGAGGGCGGCAACAAGAACGACAAGCCGGTCGTGCTCGTCGGCAAGGCGATCACCTTCGACGCCGGCGGCATTTCGCTCAAGCCGCCCGCCGAGATGGACGAGATGAACTACGACATGAGCGGCGGCGGCGCGGTACTCGGCGCCTTCCGCGCCATCGGCGAGCTCGGCCTGCCGCTCAACGTGATCGGCCTCGTTCCGTCGTGCGAGAACCTGCCCGACGCCCACGCCAACAAGCCGGGCGACATCGTCACCTCGATGTCGGGCCAGACCATCGAGATCCTCAACACCGACGCCGAAGGCCGCCTCATCCTGTGCGACGCCCTGACCTACGCCGAGCGCTTCGAGCCCGACGCGGTGGTCGACCTCGCCACCCTCACCGGCGCCTGCGTGATCGCGCTCGGCGCCCACCCCAGCGCACTCTACAGCAACCACGACCCGCTGGCGCGCGAGATCGAGCATGCCGCCGACCACGCCTGGGACCGCGTCTGGCGCATGCCGTTGTGGGACGACTACCAGGACCAGCTGAAGAGCAGCCTCGCCGACATGGCCAACATCGGCGGCCGTCCGGCCGGGTCGATCACGGCGGCCTGCTTCCTGTCGCGCTTCGCCAAGAAGTATCACTGGGCCCACCTCGACATCGCCGGCACTGCGTACAAGGGCGGGCGCGACAAGGGTTCGACCGGCCGCCCCGTGTCGCTGCTGGTGCATTTCCTGCTGAACCGCGCCCAGAGGTAA
- the lptF gene encoding LPS export ABC transporter permease LptF: MLYRRALTREMTLTAGAVLTVLIAIALVVLFIRLLGDVARGELANEAVFSFLGFSLLFFLPVLMTIALFAGVLLPLARMWRDSEMVIWFNAGISLTQWIRPVLAFAVPFSLVILLVTLVLNPWAQTKKFEYRQDLRSRSESALIAPGLFAEASGGQRVYYVESLNPLTGIVRNVFMQSLVDGRLGLVVAREGSQVELPDGSRYLVFRNGRRYEGVPGQLDYRVVQFERYWMRLDPVPVGGKETGIRQAPLKELLADPSPQARAELLWRVGVPVMALVLAVLAIPLSFVNTRARRSYGLVVALLVYFVYNNLLSLSQAWVAQAKLNPWGGMVASHVIMLSVVVVLFYLRVRQSAPRRRRP, translated from the coding sequence ATGCTCTACCGGCGCGCGCTGACCCGCGAGATGACCCTCACCGCCGGCGCCGTCCTGACGGTGCTGATCGCGATTGCGCTGGTGGTGCTGTTCATCCGCCTGCTCGGTGACGTGGCGCGCGGCGAACTGGCGAACGAGGCGGTGTTTTCCTTCCTCGGGTTCTCGCTGCTGTTCTTCCTGCCGGTCCTGATGACGATCGCGCTGTTTGCCGGCGTGCTGCTGCCGCTGGCGCGCATGTGGCGCGACAGCGAAATGGTGATCTGGTTCAATGCCGGCATCTCGCTCACGCAATGGATACGGCCGGTCCTGGCGTTCGCCGTGCCGTTTTCCCTGGTGATCCTGCTGGTGACGCTGGTGCTCAACCCATGGGCGCAGACCAAGAAATTCGAGTACCGTCAGGACCTGCGCAGCCGCAGCGAAAGCGCGCTGATCGCGCCCGGGCTGTTCGCCGAAGCGAGCGGCGGACAGCGCGTCTACTACGTCGAATCGCTCAATCCGCTCACCGGCATCGTGCGCAACGTGTTCATGCAGTCGCTCGTCGACGGCCGGCTGGGGCTGGTGGTCGCGCGCGAGGGTAGCCAGGTCGAACTGCCGGACGGGTCGCGCTATCTGGTGTTCCGCAACGGTCGCCGATACGAAGGCGTGCCCGGCCAGCTCGACTATCGCGTGGTGCAGTTCGAGCGCTACTGGATGCGGCTCGATCCGGTTCCGGTGGGCGGCAAGGAAACCGGCATCCGCCAGGCGCCCCTGAAGGAACTGCTCGCCGATCCGTCGCCGCAGGCGCGGGCGGAGCTGCTGTGGCGGGTCGGGGTGCCGGTGATGGCGCTGGTGCTGGCCGTCCTGGCGATTCCGCTCAGCTTCGTCAACACGCGGGCGCGCCGCTCCTACGGGCTCGTCGTCGCGCTGCTGGTCTACTTCGTCTACAACAACCTGCTCTCGCTGTCGCAGGCCTGGGTGGCGCAGGCCAAGTTGAACCCCTGGGGCGGGATGGTCGCATCGCACGTGATCATGCTGTCGGTCGTGGTCGTCCTGTTCTACCTGCGCGTCCGCCAGTCGGCGCCGCGGCGGAGACGGCCATGA
- the lptG gene encoding LPS export ABC transporter permease LptG gives MRLLARYLGGQVLFASGFVLLALLVLFAFFDVIQELGSLGRNYGLAQATVVVMLNVPGHLYEILPVAVLIGTLFAMSRLAGNSEYAVMRVSGLSNWRVAGYFSVIGVLLALLVLVIGEFIAPWSEQAAQRYKLLATHSVVAQQFRTGLWVKDRNAFINVREVMPDNTLRDIEIYGFEPDGRLGWIRGAAEAHWRRDQTWDLRGVVETRFDADGIHAAHRDHEDWQSVLTPDILSVLLVAPEKMSARTLWRYVEHLRENGQKATRYELALWSKFISPFVIPIMMLIAMPFAIQGPRSGGTSGKIFVGILAGLGFHLLSRLFGHLGLLNDWPVIVVSVLPLLIFLAIALAGIRWVDRR, from the coding sequence ATGAGGCTGCTCGCGCGCTATCTCGGGGGGCAGGTGCTGTTCGCCTCCGGCTTCGTGCTGCTGGCGCTGCTGGTGCTGTTCGCGTTTTTCGACGTGATCCAGGAACTCGGCAGCCTGGGGCGCAATTACGGACTTGCGCAGGCAACCGTCGTGGTGATGCTGAACGTCCCCGGGCACCTCTACGAAATCCTTCCGGTCGCGGTGCTGATCGGCACGCTGTTCGCGATGTCGCGGCTGGCCGGCAACTCCGAGTATGCGGTGATGCGCGTGTCGGGCCTGTCGAACTGGCGCGTGGCGGGCTACTTCAGCGTGATCGGCGTGCTGCTGGCGCTGCTGGTGCTGGTGATCGGCGAGTTCATCGCACCCTGGTCGGAGCAGGCGGCACAGCGCTACAAGCTGCTCGCCACCCATTCCGTCGTCGCGCAGCAGTTCCGCACCGGCCTGTGGGTCAAGGATCGCAACGCCTTCATCAACGTGCGTGAGGTGATGCCCGACAACACCTTGCGCGACATCGAGATCTACGGCTTCGAACCCGACGGCCGGCTGGGCTGGATCCGCGGGGCGGCGGAAGCGCACTGGCGCCGCGACCAGACCTGGGATCTGCGGGGCGTCGTCGAAACCCGCTTCGATGCGGACGGCATTCATGCCGCCCACCGCGACCACGAGGACTGGCAGTCCGTGCTCACACCCGACATTCTCAGCGTTCTCCTCGTCGCACCGGAGAAGATGTCCGCGCGCACGCTGTGGCGCTACGTCGAGCACCTCCGGGAAAACGGCCAGAAGGCCACGCGCTACGAGCTCGCGCTGTGGTCGAAGTTCATCAGCCCGTTCGTGATCCCGATCATGATGCTGATCGCGATGCCGTTCGCGATCCAGGGGCCGCGCAGCGGCGGCACCAGCGGCAAGATCTTCGTCGGCATCCTCGCCGGGCTCGGCTTCCACCTGCTGAGCCGCCTGTTCGGCCATCTCGGGCTGCTCAACGACTGGCCGGTCATCGTGGTGTCGGTGCTGCCGCTGCTGATATTCCTGGCGATCGCGCTGGCGGGAATCCGGTGGGTGGACCGGCGCTGA
- a CDS encoding ferritin-like domain-containing protein, whose amino-acid sequence MGGPALTPLPERLADCLKVREPAAKVDCVHGLYADWQAGRVDVAADAARTPVDRPGQPDRPELVPPDKVPRRRADTPAGRAALVHALAHIEFNAINLALDAAHRFAGMPKDFYADWLKVADEEARHFDLLAAHLGTLGHAYGDFRAHTGLWDMARKTAHDPLVRMALVPRVLEARGLDAAPLIVAKLKAAGDTRLVEILGIVERDEIGHVAIGSRWYGWLCAARGVEPEATFRRLLVDYDAPPLKPPFNLAARRRAGFSETELAWMAAVSEAERRR is encoded by the coding sequence GTGGGTGGACCGGCGCTGACGCCGCTGCCGGAGCGGCTCGCCGACTGCCTGAAGGTGCGCGAGCCTGCCGCCAAGGTGGACTGCGTGCATGGGCTTTACGCCGATTGGCAGGCCGGCCGGGTCGACGTGGCGGCCGATGCTGCTCGCACGCCGGTCGATCGCCCCGGCCAGCCCGACAGGCCCGAGCTGGTGCCGCCCGACAAGGTGCCGCGACGCCGTGCCGACACGCCGGCCGGCCGTGCTGCGCTGGTCCATGCCCTCGCGCACATCGAGTTCAACGCGATCAACCTTGCGCTCGACGCCGCCCACCGCTTCGCCGGCATGCCGAAGGACTTTTACGCCGACTGGCTGAAGGTGGCGGACGAGGAGGCCCGGCATTTCGATCTGCTGGCGGCGCATCTGGGGACGCTCGGTCATGCCTATGGCGACTTCAGGGCGCACACCGGGCTGTGGGACATGGCGCGGAAGACCGCGCACGACCCCTTGGTGCGCATGGCACTGGTGCCGCGCGTGCTGGAGGCGCGCGGGCTGGACGCGGCGCCGCTCATCGTCGCGAAGCTGAAGGCGGCCGGCGATACGCGGCTGGTCGAGATCCTTGGCATCGTCGAGCGCGACGAGATCGGCCACGTCGCCATCGGCAGCCGCTGGTACGGATGGCTGTGCGCGGCGCGTGGCGTGGAGCCGGAAGCGACCTTCCGCCGCCTGCTGGTCGATTACGACGCGCCGCCGCTGAAGCCGCCCTTCAATCTGGCCGCGCGCCGCCGGGCGGGATTCAGCGAAACCGAGCTTGCGTGGATGGCGGCGGTTTCAGAGGCCGAGCGTCGTCGCTGA
- a CDS encoding DUF7931 domain-containing protein translates to MNPFDTPSGFRAAFDALLAGTRRQLRLYDRDLDLLDIDDPTRLAALRALCVAGGGRRIELLLDDISRVARDHPRLMLLLRDFGHVLEIRKADPDAPRPDQAFVLADRRGVLLRADKSAIHGTVHEDDPARATELNHEFESMWQRAPEQVSATTLGL, encoded by the coding sequence ATGAATCCGTTCGACACGCCCTCCGGCTTTCGCGCCGCCTTCGATGCCCTGCTGGCCGGCACCCGCCGCCAGCTGCGGCTCTATGATCGCGACCTCGACCTGCTGGACATCGACGACCCGACGCGGCTCGCGGCGCTGCGCGCACTGTGCGTGGCGGGCGGCGGCCGCCGCATCGAACTGCTGCTCGACGACATCAGCCGCGTCGCGCGCGACCACCCGCGCCTGATGCTGCTGCTGCGCGATTTCGGCCATGTGCTCGAGATCCGCAAGGCCGATCCCGACGCGCCGCGCCCCGACCAGGCCTTCGTGCTCGCGGACCGCCGCGGCGTACTGCTGCGTGCCGACAAGTCTGCCATCCATGGCACGGTCCACGAGGACGATCCCGCCCGCGCGACCGAGCTGAATCACGAATTCGAATCGATGTGGCAGCGCGCGCCCGAGCAGGTCTCAGCGACGACGCTCGGCCTCTGA
- a CDS encoding cupin domain-containing protein encodes MTNFLLGGLSPSRFLREVWHKRPLLIRNAVPGFGGLLSPAEMQQLACRDDVESRLIRGSGTDWQLDHGPFRKSDFKRLPRAEWTLLVQSLNHFLPEADALLGRFDFIPHARLDDLMVSYAAPGGSVGPHFDSYDVFLLQGMGHRRWQISTQTDLALLDDAPLKILRHFEVEDEWVLGPGDMLYLPPHVAHFGVAEDACMTYSIGFRAPTAEELAQGFLMHLQDTLALEGRYADPDLRRQAHPGEIGRAMIDQIEAMIARIRWNRRDVAEFAGRYLSEPKPNVFFEPPSTPLNRAAFNKQANRSGVALDPRSRLLFTGRRFFINGEAFTPRADAVAALKQLADRRRLAAPVPAALREQLYEWYEAGWLEIDAA; translated from the coding sequence ATGACGAATTTCCTGCTGGGGGGCCTCAGCCCCTCCCGTTTCCTGCGCGAGGTGTGGCACAAGCGCCCGCTGCTGATCCGTAACGCCGTCCCGGGTTTTGGCGGACTCCTGTCCCCCGCCGAGATGCAGCAGCTGGCCTGCCGCGACGACGTCGAATCGCGCCTGATCCGGGGCAGCGGCACCGACTGGCAGCTCGATCACGGCCCGTTCCGCAAGAGCGACTTCAAGCGCCTGCCCAGGGCCGAATGGACGCTGCTCGTGCAGTCGCTGAACCATTTCCTGCCCGAGGCCGATGCGCTGCTCGGGCGCTTCGACTTCATCCCGCACGCCCGCCTGGACGACCTCATGGTGAGCTACGCGGCGCCGGGCGGCAGCGTGGGCCCGCACTTCGACTCCTACGACGTCTTCCTCCTTCAGGGGATGGGCCACCGGCGCTGGCAGATCAGCACGCAGACCGACCTTGCGCTCCTGGACGATGCGCCGCTGAAGATCCTGCGCCATTTCGAGGTCGAGGACGAGTGGGTGCTCGGCCCCGGCGACATGCTCTACCTGCCCCCCCACGTCGCCCACTTCGGTGTCGCCGAGGACGCGTGCATGACCTACTCGATCGGCTTCCGCGCCCCCACGGCGGAAGAACTCGCGCAGGGCTTCCTGATGCACCTGCAGGACACGCTCGCGCTGGAAGGCCGCTATGCCGACCCCGACCTGCGGCGGCAGGCCCACCCCGGCGAAATCGGCCGCGCGATGATCGACCAGATCGAGGCGATGATCGCCAGGATCCGCTGGAACCGCCGCGACGTCGCCGAGTTCGCCGGACGCTACCTCTCGGAGCCCAAGCCGAACGTGTTCTTCGAACCGCCGTCCACCCCGCTCAACCGTGCCGCATTCAACAAACAGGCCAACCGGAGCGGCGTCGCGCTCGACCCGCGCTCGCGCCTGCTGTTCACCGGCCGACGTTTCTTCATCAACGGCGAAGCCTTCACGCCCCGCGCTGACGCCGTCGCCGCCCTGAAGCAGCTGGCCGACCGTCGACGCCTCGCCGCGCCGGTTCCGGCCGCGCTGCGCGAGCAGCTTTACGAATGGTATGAAGCCGGCTGGCTGGAGATCGACGCAGCATGA
- a CDS encoding peroxiredoxin, whose protein sequence is MLKAGDRAPDFSNPDADMNIAELSQFRGRTLVLYFYVRDDTPGCTTEALEFSELEGEFAKLGATVLGVSRDDCIRHGEFRDKHGIGVRLLADKDQTTSEAYGVLQDKEVDGAMRKSMVRSTFVIDKQGIIRHALYGVSSRGHAAEVLQLVKELK, encoded by the coding sequence ATGCTGAAAGCAGGCGATCGCGCGCCGGATTTCTCGAATCCGGACGCGGACATGAACATCGCAGAACTGTCCCAGTTCCGGGGGCGGACGCTGGTGCTGTATTTCTACGTGCGCGACGACACGCCGGGCTGCACGACCGAGGCGCTCGAGTTCTCCGAACTGGAAGGAGAGTTCGCCAAGCTGGGCGCCACGGTGCTGGGGGTCTCGCGCGACGACTGCATCCGGCATGGCGAATTCCGCGACAAGCACGGTATCGGCGTGCGGCTGCTGGCCGACAAGGACCAGACCACGAGCGAGGCGTACGGCGTGCTGCAGGACAAGGAGGTGGACGGCGCCATGCGCAAGAGCATGGTGCGCTCGACCTTCGTCATCGACAAACAGGGCATCATCCGTCATGCCCTGTACGGCGTTTCCAGCCGCGGCCATGCGGCGGAGGTGCTTCAACTGGTAAAGGAACTGAAGTGA
- a CDS encoding FKBP-type peptidyl-prolyl cis-trans isomerase, with amino-acid sequence MNIGKDTVVTITYIVRDLDGKLLEESDEPVSYLHGGYDNIFPLVEQALEGKVIGETIDLKLQPADAFGEFDEDLVRVEPREAFPPEIEIGMQFVGSPLEGGEELLYTVTDIAEEKVVVDGNHPYAGQAVHFQCKVAGVRAATPDEVAHRHAHGEHGHHHH; translated from the coding sequence GTGAACATTGGCAAGGACACGGTCGTCACCATCACCTACATCGTCCGCGACCTGGACGGCAAGCTGCTGGAGGAGAGCGACGAACCGGTCAGCTACCTGCATGGCGGCTACGACAACATCTTCCCGCTGGTCGAGCAGGCGCTCGAAGGCAAGGTGATCGGCGAGACGATCGATCTCAAGTTGCAGCCTGCGGATGCGTTCGGCGAATTCGACGAAGATCTCGTGCGCGTCGAGCCGCGCGAGGCGTTCCCGCCGGAGATCGAGATCGGCATGCAATTCGTGGGGTCGCCGCTCGAGGGCGGCGAGGAACTGCTCTATACCGTGACCGACATCGCCGAGGAAAAGGTGGTCGTCGACGGCAATCATCCCTACGCCGGGCAGGCGGTGCACTTCCAGTGCAAGGTCGCGGGCGTGCGCGCCGCGACGCCGGACGAGGTGGCGCACCGCCACGCACACGGCGAGCACGGCCATCACCACCACTGA
- a CDS encoding acetyl-CoA carboxylase carboxyltransferase subunit alpha, with translation MKITFLDFEQPIAELEAKIEELRFVQDDSALDISEEIRRLQKKSQTLTKDIYAKLNAWQVSQVARHPQRPYTLDYVQGLFTDFVELHGDRAYADDAAIVGGMARFNGEPVMVIGHQKGRDTKEKIFRNFGMPRPEGYRKALRLMRLAEKFGLPIFTFIDTPGAYPGIGAEERGQSEAIARNLYVMAELNTPIICTIVGEGGSGGALAIGVGDRMLILQHSTYSVISPEGCASILWKSADKASVAAETLGITADRLKANGLVDRIVEEPLGGAQRDWDAMFQSMRRALTDTLADLRKQPLDALLNARYQRLRAYGSYKESPAK, from the coding sequence ATGAAAATCACCTTCCTCGATTTCGAGCAGCCGATCGCGGAACTCGAAGCCAAGATCGAAGAACTGCGCTTCGTGCAGGACGATTCCGCCCTGGACATCTCGGAGGAAATCCGCCGTCTGCAGAAGAAAAGCCAGACGCTGACCAAGGATATATACGCCAAGCTCAATGCCTGGCAGGTTTCGCAGGTGGCGCGGCATCCGCAGCGCCCCTACACGCTCGACTACGTGCAGGGCCTGTTCACCGATTTCGTCGAGCTGCACGGCGACCGTGCCTACGCCGACGACGCGGCGATCGTCGGCGGCATGGCCCGCTTCAATGGCGAGCCGGTGATGGTGATCGGTCACCAGAAGGGTCGCGACACCAAGGAAAAGATCTTCCGCAATTTCGGCATGCCGCGCCCCGAAGGGTATCGCAAGGCCCTGCGGCTGATGCGTCTGGCAGAGAAATTCGGCCTGCCGATCTTCACCTTCATCGATACGCCGGGGGCCTATCCGGGCATCGGCGCCGAGGAGCGCGGCCAGTCCGAAGCCATCGCGCGCAACCTCTACGTGATGGCCGAACTGAACACGCCGATCATCTGCACCATCGTGGGCGAAGGCGGATCCGGCGGCGCGCTGGCGATCGGCGTCGGCGACCGCATGCTGATCCTGCAGCATTCCACCTACTCGGTGATCTCGCCCGAAGGCTGCGCCTCGATCCTGTGGAAGAGCGCGGACAAGGCTTCGGTTGCGGCCGAGACGCTCGGGATCACTGCCGATCGCCTGAAGGCCAACGGGCTGGTCGACCGCATCGTCGAGGAACCCTTGGGGGGGGCGCAGCGCGACTGGGATGCCATGTTCCAGTCGATGCGGCGTGCGCTGACCGACACGCTCGCCGACTTGCGCAAGCAGCCGCTCGACGCCCTGTTGAATGCGCGATATCAGCGATTGCGGGCGTATGGCAGCTACAAGGAATCTCCCGCCAAATAG
- the tilS gene encoding tRNA lysidine(34) synthetase TilS: MAAVLGRHVPPHARLVLALSGGLDSVVLLHALLALRDAHPFELRALHVHHGLSPHADAWADFCGSLCTAGGVELAVHRVQIARDDPAGVEAAARRERQRVFAAADADFLLTAHHQDDQAETLLLQLLRGAGPKGLAAMAEQVAPRGWRAVLLRPFLNVARAELSRAAEAAGLAWVDDESNVDVRYRRNALRHEVMPLLARHFPGAGRTLARAAALQADAAELLDDLARLDGCEAIAGERLDCAALARLPPPRARNLLRHFFEQSGQPMPPARRLDEALHQLRDAHPDARVRVDFGPVALWRYRGGAYLVPLGPPPAPPVRWQGEARIWVPAAGVAVQMATVVGAGLRRAALEAGNVTLGVRQGGERLRLHADGPHRSLKNLLQEHAIPPWARGRLPLLWCDGRLVWVAGIGFDADHVAAPGEAGVLPCVVESAPEQDSRGPGVLS, encoded by the coding sequence GTGGCGGCGGTGCTGGGCCGCCACGTTCCGCCGCACGCGCGACTGGTTCTGGCGCTCTCCGGCGGACTCGACTCGGTCGTCCTGCTGCATGCCTTGCTGGCGCTGCGCGACGCCCATCCCTTCGAGTTGCGTGCCCTGCACGTGCATCACGGACTGTCGCCGCATGCCGACGCCTGGGCGGATTTTTGCGGCAGCCTATGCACAGCCGGCGGGGTCGAATTGGCGGTCCATCGCGTGCAGATCGCGCGCGACGATCCGGCCGGCGTCGAGGCCGCAGCCCGGCGCGAGCGGCAGCGCGTCTTCGCCGCTGCCGACGCGGACTTTCTGCTCACGGCGCACCACCAGGACGATCAGGCCGAAACGCTGCTGCTGCAGCTGCTGCGCGGCGCCGGACCGAAGGGCCTGGCGGCGATGGCAGAGCAGGTGGCGCCACGAGGCTGGCGAGCGGTCCTGTTGCGTCCCTTTCTGAACGTCGCGCGCGCGGAGCTGTCGCGTGCGGCGGAAGCGGCGGGCCTCGCGTGGGTCGACGACGAGAGCAACGTCGACGTGCGCTATCGCCGCAATGCGCTGCGGCATGAAGTGATGCCGCTGCTGGCGCGGCACTTTCCCGGCGCCGGCCGGACACTGGCGCGGGCCGCGGCACTGCAGGCGGATGCGGCGGAGCTGCTCGACGATCTGGCCCGGCTCGACGGCTGCGAGGCGATCGCCGGCGAGCGCCTCGACTGCGCCGCGCTGGCGCGCCTGCCTCCCCCCCGTGCCCGCAATCTGCTGCGTCACTTCTTCGAGCAGTCTGGCCAGCCGATGCCGCCCGCCCGCCGCCTCGACGAAGCCTTGCACCAGCTGCGCGACGCGCACCCGGACGCGCGGGTACGGGTCGATTTCGGTCCGGTCGCGTTGTGGCGTTATCGCGGCGGCGCCTACCTGGTGCCGCTCGGGCCGCCGCCGGCGCCCCCCGTTCGCTGGCAGGGGGAAGCGCGGATCTGGGTGCCCGCCGCAGGCGTGGCTGTGCAGATGGCGACCGTGGTCGGCGCCGGACTGAGGCGCGCTGCGCTCGAGGCCGGGAACGTTACCCTGGGGGTGCGGCAAGGCGGCGAACGGCTCCGGCTTCATGCCGACGGCCCGCATCGGAGCCTGAAGAACCTGCTGCAGGAGCATGCGATTCCGCCGTGGGCGCGTGGCCGGCTGCCGCTTCTGTGGTGCGACGGGCGTCTGGTGTGGGTGGCCGGCATCGGTTTCGACGCCGACCACGTCGCGGCGCCTGGCGAGGCGGGGGTGCTGCCATGCGTGGTCGAATCGGCGCCGGAACAAGACAGCAGGGGGCCGGGCGTGCTATCCTAG
- the ndk gene encoding nucleoside-diphosphate kinase, giving the protein MAVQRTFSIIKPDAVKKNVIGKIVSRFESNGLKVVASKMKHLSRQEAEGFYAVHKDRPFFKDLVDFMVSGPVVLQVLEGEDAIAKNRALMGATDPKKAEPGTIRADFAESIDANAVHGSDAPETAAIEIAYFFPACEVYAGR; this is encoded by the coding sequence ATGGCTGTTCAGCGTACCTTTTCCATCATCAAGCCCGACGCCGTCAAAAAGAACGTGATCGGCAAGATCGTCAGCCGCTTCGAGAGCAACGGCCTCAAGGTCGTCGCCTCGAAGATGAAGCATCTGTCGCGCCAGGAAGCCGAAGGGTTCTACGCTGTGCACAAGGACCGTCCCTTCTTCAAGGACCTGGTCGACTTCATGGTGTCCGGCCCCGTGGTGCTGCAGGTGCTGGAAGGCGAGGACGCGATCGCCAAGAATCGCGCGCTGATGGGTGCAACCGACCCGAAGAAGGCCGAGCCGGGCACCATCCGTGCCGACTTCGCCGAGAGCATCGACGCCAATGCCGTGCACGGCTCCGACGCCCCCGAAACTGCGGCGATCGAGATCGCCTACTTCTTCCCCGCCTGCGAAGTCTACGCGGGCCGTTGA